The DNA window AGTTAAAGTTACAGATGATGAAGACTTACCAGCGATTGCGATGGTCGCCAGGGCAATTAGCACCGTAGAGGATTTCATCCTCAGGTAATAATCAGGAGTCTCAGTTTGTTGGTAAAAGGATATTAGTGTAAGGAATGGTGTTGTGTTCTCCTTGCCACACTTCTAGTCGGCTTCTTCCttcctctccttctctttcaCTCTTTGCGTCGCTCTTCGCTTCGCGAGCGCCGCGAGTTACGAGCGATTCGGGTATAAGTTAAGGCCACTTCCGGGGGGGCGATTGGCACGCGATCGTTGCTGACAAGGGAGGCGGGCCTTCGGTTAGGGACCGCTTACGGACTGGCTGAGCGCGCCACTCACCTGGCCTTATATTGCCACCACCACAAGGAGGCTTCCCCACCATGCTAAATAGCGTCGTATCCTCGACGCAAATACGCAACACACTATCACCTGCCATGGGATGTGTGCGTAGCCGGGGCCAGAAGCCAAAGAAAGTCAAAGGGCACCGTTGCTTGAGACCCTGTAgtcgaaaaagaagaagtgaagaaaggaaaaacagGAATCCCACCTATAGGGTGGAACCGCGCATTGGAAGGAGATCGGTGCATACTCAAGGACGTTCTTCACCCCTGGACTTCCGTTACACCAGTCGGGAGTAGGGGTCCTCATTCTTCCGATGATCGCGAGTTATTTTTAACATCGCAAACAGGAATCACTGTACAAAGACGCTTTCCGTACTGCAGTGAATGCGAGATCGATGAAGCGTTGCTATGCAGCTCGGTCTTCGACTCTAAAGTGCCTCAGTGGCTCTCACCTGATCCGCCCTGAGGAAGATACACCGTGCGTGAGCGGAAACGGAGAAAGGAAGACAGATAGTCTTGGCGATTCGAGACACTCGCAAGAGGAATTCACCGTCAGGCAATATGACGTTGCATAATGGTTACCCAGGCAATGATTATGACGTTCAGTAGCTGCGGTGCCTTCCATATTCGTCCACGTCTTtggcttcttcttctttatcttCATCATCTTCAGCGGTTGACAACCGTTCGATTGTGGAATTCGGAGGTAATGCACGTGGGCCGTATGCCCCGTGTATAGTGCAGGCATAGAGCAATGGTGGCTTTGCGGGTTTTCGCTTCCTGGGGGCCTTGATATATCGACGAGTAAGACAGGTGGCATTTCTGGTGCGTTCACTGAACGCGTACGTACGATCGAAAGAAGGACCGCGTCGCACGCATGGCTTCCAACATAGCGTGCCATTAATCACGAGCACATAGGTGCGGAGTCCGGGAACCCGAAATCCAAGCTCAAGCTCAACCAGTGGTATTTCACACTTTACAACTACTGACCAAACAAACTGCTCCGGGCCATTTAACTTCGCTTCAGAATGTCGTCAGTCTTGAAATTCATGCTAATTCTCGGTTACGGTCCCTTCGGGGTAATCCTGATCCTTTCCGAACGGCCATTTGATCTCCCTTTCCAGTATTTCGAACGATCGCTGTTACGCAATCTACGACTcactctctctatctctcgcTCTGTCTCTCTTCATCGTTcatcttcctcttcctccaTTAATGTCACCACATCATTTGAATTCTCTCCAGTTAGCGGTATTAAAGTCACCATAAGTGTACTTGCAATAATGAAGTTATACAGTACACGGTGCAGAGGGTGTTTATTGGTGTCCATCTAGTCTGGTCTCTGTTATGAGTCATGGAAATGGAGCAATTCCCCTGGAAAGGCCGCATTGTCATCACGGAATTTGGCGTAGACACCTTGACTCGATCTCTCACAAGAAAGAATTCCACAAGTCATTCTAGACGCTAATCCtttccattcttttttcattcctgtCCCCCTAGATGGCCACCCtggtataagaaaaaaagttcaccGAGGTTCCAAGTCCACCGTGACATTTGTACACTGTTTAAAAGTTGTATATTACTTTCTTAAACCGATGTTGCAACCCATAACCAAGCAACCTTTACCGTCatcgataatatttttttcgtggCGCCAGGAGCCGATCAGAAATCTCATCTCATCCCATCTCCGctattcttttgtttttcgattttttcttgtatgtacttttatttcaatccGTCACTTGCATCGTTcgtggaaatatttttggtcAAAGACCATATGGATATGAGGTGATGGGACGTTGATGAGCCTTTTCGGTAACACAGGTAGCACCGTATCACGGTCCCAGGTTTGGACAGCTTTCTCAATGATTACGTGCGGCGCAAACATTAGAGAGAATTAAAGAGAGgcgtgaaagaaaagaagagagaatCTTCATCGGTCTGTTGTATTCTGATGATTGGACCGCGATGCGGCCCTGCGTGACATATGCCGCTAGGTGAAAGGAAAGAAGACGCGGCTTGAACACGGCCGTCAAAGCCTTCGAGGAGGAGCTTTCCCTGCCTGCGGCCAACCCGCGGCTAAAAGACAAACTGTACGCAAAACTGATTCGTGAATTATTCTTTCTCTCGTACCACTAGCGACATCTTGCGGTTTTTCACTACCGCTGCCACCAGAGATTAACTTGATCGATGCGAAATCgatcaatttattctttcGCCAACGGCCGGTAAGGTTGTTGAAATCTCAGCTGgtatcgatcaatcgattagCGATCGGTAAGACCTTGTTCCACGGCCGCCGTTAGTGATCACCGTTTTAAATACTGATCGTTATCATGTATAGGCAATCTGGAGTTTGCACGGGTCTCAAGATTATGTTGCTggacaattttcaatcactcACTTATTTTTGTAACCTAGCTTGGATTGACAAGAGTTTTTGGTTAATAGTTGTTCATTTAAAGCGCAGGTTAATGGGTATGCTCAGCGGCACCTGGACAATAGTTTTACTTGCTCGCGATCGTTGATCCTAGCCGAGGGTCTTGGGGTTTACGGGATGAAATACAATGCAGgcttctctccctctcttgcTCTCTCGCTCAATTCGGTTGTTGCGGGAACCACGCGAATTTCTTATTGATAAAACGGGATCCTTGAATGTTTCAGCATACAATACACTCAATGTATAACCTTGAGGGCTTTTCGTGTATGGATAagttaatatatattttcgttttttgtagGTATAATGTATGGGACCTACGAATTCCCAAAGATTGAAGTCTTTTTTCTGTATCCTCTCCATCATCTTTgtcgtttttatttcaatgacGAAGGGgtgtgtttgaaaaaagaggTAATAAGAAACATCGAGTAAAAACCTTGAATTTTCGTGgaggaaactttttttactcttAACATTTCATCTCTCCGTCTGTATGACCTTTTCCACTGGCAAATTTTTCCCTCGCCATTTCACACCTTGGGCAGCTCATGAATATTCTTGcgcagaaaaattattactgaGGGATTTCGGAACGCGCGGTGAATTTTCCCGTGGTTATGCAAAAATTAGAGTACAGCTGGAGTTGGGCTTAGAGCTTGGATTCAGTTTCCGGATTTGAAACGTATAAACGTTACTTCAGCGGTTTGCCGCGCTCGTTTTAATCAGTAGATTTTATCCGAGCTTACTTTTAGTGTACTTAATTAAATCCATCTAACGTTTTGGAAGTGCCTCAacaccattttttctttcttcctactcgttttttgtttccatttaTTGGCTATATTTCGAAAGACCGTGAACCAAAAAATACTACTAAATTAAACATTGGGGATTTCCGAATCAGCAAATTACCGTTAGAACCGTTCAAGTCGATGATAGAATAACCAAACGTTTTTGATCTATGTACAACTGCTTTAATTAACCAAACAAATCCTCTCGTTCGGCTCGACGtcagtttgaaaatgttttttttttatgaaaaaaaaaccattaaCCACGAACTCTAAGGCAGCAACAAGCCCGCGCGCCTGTACACATCGATTTCAACGACGACCGTGAACAGCGTCGTCGTATATTTCCTTGACGAAGTAAAACCTCGACTTTTTCAGATATATATCTACACACCTCATACTTGAGGCTGTACCGCGATTAGAACAGCGAAGTACACAGGATAAGGATGGCGTGActtgatgaaatattataagtatgtcacttcatttcttttatcCGTTCTGCAGCCCTTGCCATTGTGATTATTATAGAGTAATTAGTACTgctattattatgattattatttttggcaaatgggTTTTTAATTTCTCGGAATTTTCGCAGACTGTAACGACTTCGCGGTCAAATTATAATCCGACATCGTAATTTTCATGCGATAAATTAAGCGCCAGCGGgaaattttatgcaaatatttttactccGCGAAAAATCTAGCGATCGTTCAGACCAGACTTCTTTACTTTCATCAATTCGTACTACCCTAATTAATTTATTGGCATTCTAAAACAAAGCCTGGAAGACGCGATTACCGATGTACTTATACACTTTTCTATTACCAATTTTTCTACTTCCAATGCACATCGATCAGCAGCCGGTCAGGGTCGAGGTTGGGTCAAGGCTAAAGTCGATAGCATGACCGGAATAGGATCGTTCGCCTTTTGCCCTACACACTCACAAGCACCATCTCATCATGCATTGATCATCGGGGATTTCAATTCTCGCACCATGCTAATTATCTGGCTAATGTCATCTCGAAAATCTAACCTAAGTAAAGCCtgccaaaaatttctttatctAAGATGACAAGCGTCTGTTAGCAGACTTCGCAGGTACGCGTTCTTCAATTCGATCAACCACGGGAGAATAAAAGTTATCCGCTGTCTGCTCACAAGAATAATCGGTAAAGGCATTCggtgaattttgtatttttgaatgTAGAACTCCTTCTCGATTTGACACTCGTCTCCGATAAATTCTTATAACCTAAAACTCGGTCGATTTTTTCCCGCCAGATGTGCAGCGTTTTGTAGAACAATCACCTTCCCCAGCTGGTGTAAGTACGTCGTTCGTTTCGACGTGTCCGCAGtccaaaaagaaaaagagaaaataacgGAAATCTATTGACAAAgctatatatttataaatagaACATATAGAAATTCATTTACATCATATCGGGACTTTCGCGTTAGTATGTCAAAGAAACGGACTCGCTTCGGCTTGAAAAACTCGACGCGCGCGGCGATCCCGtgaatttttcctctttttctctctggCAGAAACCCTGAATCCGCTTGTTATTCTCGTTTAATAatgaatgattaattatttcaggGGTTTTCGCCGGGAATATTTACTCGcctgaaatatttatcatttcCAAAGTGCGGAGGGCGAGggatagagagaaagagggagactCGATCGATGGGTCCCGCGCCCCCAAACTTCCCAGCACAACACGAGTCGCTTCATCTTCTTTGGGAACGAGCCGGCAGGCTGCAGCAGCTAATCGGGCCCCGCGCCCCCCGCCAACGATCGATCGCGCCCCTGAGCCGTGCGAGCACGGCGGCAGGCAGTCAGGGGCAGAGAAAAACATCGTTGGCGTGCCCCGCGACAGGTCAGGGTGGGGATGGGAGTGGGGGGTGGAGGACCTTGACCTAGGCGAGGGTCTCGCGCCGGCGTCGCGTCTCCTCTCCTTTCCTCTCGGCACAGGCGGCGGCGGGTTTCGGTTTTTTGGTGCGTCAGGCGTCCGTCCGGTGTGCGCGTCCCGCAGTGCGTGGCTGTGGGCACCGCGAAGATACCGAGTCGCCTTTAAGCGCGGACAGTGCTTGACCGGTGCTGATCGGTTCGTGTACCGATCGAGTCGCAGGCGCGGTCGGCTCATGTGCACTGtgcatttgtttttttttttttatttttttttgttttcccaCTGCCTGATCGTTCCGCGCACTTTACGTAGACTGCTCTGCCTGCCATGCATCCCGTCCTAGAAGAAGCATGCAGGTGGGTCATTTGCAGCGATATTCTTAATAGGAAGCAAACACTTTTGATATACTCGTAGGACAGATGGGCCTAACTGGCGTTGCGGAAATCTTCTACTGTCATAGACCCACGTGCCATAATTCAGAAAAGATAACTTTcggagaggaagaaaaaattcattttgattgctttgtttttttttttttgttttttttttttactcgtttagataatattaatttcaaccaGTGGAAGGTATTTATAATCTAAAGAATAAATTCTTCCGAAGTGTAATTATCGTTGTGTGATCATTCTTATTCTCGTACGTTATGTTTtgtgttactttttttttttagttttgtttatAATACTTTTCAGAAACAAGACTGATGAGTACGAATAACGAGCGGAAGTGCGTGATGTAGAAAGATATTGATAGTgctattatttcttttcttttcttttcatcgatACTCTTCGAATCCGCCAGAATTGAGTAAACCAACGTATAAACGATCAAAcagaattattattgttcatatttaaatttgaaatgtgGCATAGTGAACCAATAGATAAATAAACACTAGATTAAAACAGGTAATTAATATTTGCCTAGTACCTgatatcaatttcattttgcgcagatttagatttttttttccatcatttaAATAAAGCAGaacgcatatttttttcaaatagaaTTTCAAGCGTTAactgtatacctatataatgTAACACGCTGCGTTGTCAGATTGACGTGTTTGGGTATTCGTTATTTTAGATTTAATCTTCATTCGATCGTGATTTCAGTGAATAAATACATGAATGAGTGAAtaaactgtttaaaaaaaaataaaacacatgttaccaaagaagaaaagaacggaaaaaattgataagcGGTGTCGGGAGTATTTTTCAGGCATAATATGCTTACTTACATATGATGTAGCATCATGTAATTATAATTGGTATACGCAACGTACaacattaaaaatatcgtgataCATTTTGTGCGAGGTGACGatgatcaaaaaaataatatacgaaATCTATGAATAGTGATGTAACTATAGTAATAGAACTGATTTCTTTATTGATTGttactattttgtttttttttcagtcgcACTCTGTGCACACTTTCACTTCGCCTGTGTATATTCACATGAATATGTATTGGCGGAGGTGTAACCTGTTGAAAGTTAACGATTTAAACTTATAAGTTTATTACCACGTTGCCACGTAATCTATACGTTACATCATAGACACGCAACTTGATTTCAATTACGTAACGAATTTGGAGAATTAATGAAGATAGTTATTACTGAAGAATCTTTTTACGGTTGACAAAAttcaataatgaaaaaaactctCAGTgctttcgtttgttttttgctTACTCATcccacatatatatattgccGTTCATTAACTTGACAATTATATATTACAGGAAATAGATTGCGTCAGTTCTTCGTTGATCAATGTCATTCACTCTCACCGCTTATGGATGATCTCAGGCAATAATACATGAATAAACTGACGTATTAGTAAATTTTACcgcataatatattattattctggGGCACGAATCGATTTCTGCGGGATTAAAAATGCTGGCGTGACATTGAACCATACCGAACCTTGCAGTTTATAACAGATTACGGCAATACTTTTGGTTGGATATAATCTGTATTGACCATATCTACCTTATTCATTAATTAGCCTCCCATTCTGACGCATATTATTTGCCGATAAAAACGTTGAATCTCATTCCTTccatttgtaatttgtaattgtgGTTGGCAATACGCGGAAAAAGAATCACAGAAATTATCATTCGCCATGGTCGATAAAGTACAATCGATAATCTATTATGTTCCGTCGTGTACCTAATACAACCTAATCCAACCACCGGCAAACGGAAATAGAAGCGGTATGCCTTCAATAATTAGTATACGCGAATTTAGTACCCTGCCGCATGGTACaaagaaaattcgaattaaACGACTGTCTCTCGATCGTTTTCGTATGGATTAATTGAAACCCTTTATCGCTGAGTTGGAGAATTTTTACACCACGATGGTGAAATCAAGCGTATGgctgcaaaaaataaaaagaaaaaacgaaataaaaattgttttcgacGAACAATTCTTGCTCGCTCGTCTTTATTACGTTGTTATATCTATAATTTTGCTTCATGGTTCAATTGGTAAGACCAGAAAAGCGAGACAGaaaaatcgacaacctcgCGAATGGAagaaaggatgaaaaaaattgatacattttttctgcATCACCCCCACCGCGAATgctgtttttttcaaacttcaattCCTTTCACGATGCGAGGTACATTTTTTACCCTTCGTAGCCCACGCTGAATTCGTTTGTCCCGGGGGCTCAGCTTCGAGAGCTTCAAAGCTTTCATCGTGCTGGCTGCGTGCTACGGACTGAGTTTAATTCCATGCGGTGTCACTTCCGTAGCTCTGCGGATGAACTTCCGGCTGTTCGAGGCGAGTTAGGCTCCCTCCCAATTTCAATCCCCCCCTGAACGGCTTGTCGAAAATCGTCTGTTTTTATCCTATAACTTTACAGTTGAGAGATTCACacgaagagaataaaagagcagattttgaccctcgaaaTTGTTGGAAAAGCGAGGCACATAAGgttttttgataaaatctACTTCATGAAAGGCAAAATATGGTACTCTAGAAATAGTGAAAACCACTGTGTACGGAGGAAAATCTGCTAAATTTATAGTACAAAATATAGTTGACATGGGTATTTCTTTTACCAAAAACCTTGATATGTCTCTCTTTTCCTATagtttttgagtaaaatctactaatttttttctccctgtGAGTGTGCACTTCCTCCTCGACTACCGAGTTTTGAACCTTTCGTACATTTAGGAATGTCATTCTAAATTGCCTGATGACGGCAGGCTGGGCCCGACGAAACGtcgcaaaatgaaaataaaaatatgcgaACCATGCATGATCAAATTCTCTGACCGTCTCCGACGAATCCTTCTACATATTTAAGAAAATCGAAGAGTCACGAAATTTTCACCTTAAAAATAACGGACGAAcaatagaaaataatgaataccGTTGCAGCAATAACCGATTACAGTGATCAACAAGTAACTTATAACGAGTAACAAATCGCAATGGCAAAATAACAACTATCGAGTAACAAAAATATCAGCAACGAACAACGAATAACAAACAAGAAGTAAAAACAACAAGTATGTAATAAACAGCAAACGGCAAGTaataaatagaagaaaaaaaattcaaaatcccAAATGACAATTACAGcgaacgaaaagaaaaaaaaacagcataAATACGTCAAAATACAAAGTACCAAACATCCGTGAGAAGAAATCTTTCAAGTCCGCAGATAGcaaaaatgataatgatacGACTGAATATCGATTAGCGTGTATAAAAACCACTTGTTGAACGACAAAGACTGTGCGAAAATATATTACGTCACAGCGTTAACGATTCGTTCGATCGACGCGGGAGATTGATGTGAAACAATTCGTCTTGTAATTCGTCATGTTTTTCCGTTATGTCGTTTTATTCCTTCTCGCGTCGCTTCGCGGCGTGATTAATGCCTCTACTTTCTTCGTCTCCAGAAACCGCTGAGAGAGCTGAGCCGTTTGTGCTTGGGTACAGCCGTGTCGGGGGGCGGCGGATGCGGGGGTGGAGGTGGCCTGCAACACGTACCCACGGAGATATGTGACGAGGCTAAGGGAGGGCTGCCCCTGCTACAGGTATGGCCCAGCGACTCGCCCAGAGGCGAGGCTGACGGTCAGGCGCAAACTTTCGTGTTCCCCGACACTCAGGAGAGCGTAACTGACAGCGGTATCGATTCGATAcaggtataaattttcacccagTTACATTGGATCAGAATTACAGAGACCGTAGTTTAATTTGACGACAAAATTTTAAGGCCCACGGTTCacagtttttacttttttccgaCTTTTGTTTccattattcattttcaacgaGTTTCATTCTCCCCTGTTCTGATCTGctatatgaatttttatcatcgatcCACGTatgaatagaattattatcAGCTTTGGATCGATAGTTCGTCAATCgaggaaatttaaaaatactttcatttgttgtatcatttttcatttggcattaattttttcgtgcCACTTCTTATACAGGGATTGACGTGTTATCCCGTGAATAATTAGTTTCAAAGTTGAgaacggttaaaaaaaatatctatcgtttagaaattttttgtaatcatATCATTATTCGATTCCCAAAGGTGAATAATTTCCGGAAAATACGCGCTTATCACTTGACTGTAACACTCGATACTCGTGGAATGGgaaagaataaatttgaaacttgatCCACTTACCAAAGTCCTCTGAGACTCCGTATCCTTTGGATAATTTACAGGTTTCTCCGTCGCCTTGTGGTCCGATTTGTTCCGGAAGTCCTACAACGACACCTCAGCCGTCGCGTCGGCCAAGTTTGCTGCATCCGGATCACGCGCGGCTTCATCTTCATCACCTTCATCACCACCACGCGAGTGGCGGTTCAAAGTGCCCCTCATCTCCGGATAGGAACCCGTCCATTGACGAAGACCCACCACCCGGACCCCCAAGTCCGTCTAGCTCGACTACTAGCAGTTTACACTCGATGCCCAGTTCTGCCATGGCTTCGACGCATTCGCAGGATAGAAGACGAAGCAGCAGGTgagaaagaaatagaaaaaggaaaatagagAATTGAACTAAGTCCAAGGGGTCAACCATAATTCTTGAACCGATTCACAGATTAGGCTCCAGAGAAAGTTTGAAAGAACTGAGATGGTTGAGAAGATCTGTTGGGATTTTAGCAAAGATTTCTGTAACCTGAATTTCATTCTGACACACTTGAAGATACGCGACACGACTCGAAACTATTCAAAGATACTGTCAACGACGGACTTCTAAACTGCGAAGTCTATTTGCTAAAATTACCGAACAAGATAATAATTTAGCGTTGTTACAgtgaatttcacaatttttttctttgtatttcTTTGGAAAATATGGAAGATATTAGCTGCCAACTATCGGGGGTCACCATCATACTGTGTACATTCTGGAGGCCACagttttcatttgaaatcaacagagtttcaaatttacttCAAGGACATGTCTTTCTTCCAAATGAACCTAAATTTGGAGTAACATTATTGTTggaagtatttttttattacaaaaaaatttttgacaaaaatggCAAATAATTATGCTCTCTTGTTTAAACACatctaaaaaatgaaatttcaatttttctgggGGAAGTTAGGCCCATATAGAAGAAAGACATGTCCTCAAAGTAAATTTCAAGCCCTTTTGATTTCAGATCTATATCAGCTGATATCTTCCATATTTTCCGAggaaataattacaaaaaactacgatatttatttgaatatatgtataaaaagttCTCCAAAgttgcaataaattatatacatttctctcttgttaaaaaaattcatgaaagtcactaaaaaaatttagtccTAAGCCTATTTCCCACCTTAAAACTGAACTGAATCAAACCAATGCCAGATGAATCGCCCTTCCGCAACTATTCTGTGTTAATCTCGCTCGAATGCTATTTGGCACTCTCCGATCCAGTGTTCCGAAATTACGTCTTCCT is part of the Neodiprion virginianus isolate iyNeoVirg1 chromosome 5, iyNeoVirg1.1, whole genome shotgun sequence genome and encodes:
- the LOC124305495 gene encoding uncharacterized protein LOC124305495 produces the protein MQKPLRELSRLCLGTAVSGGGGCGGGGGLQHVPTEICDEAKGGLPLLQVWPSDSPRGEADGQAQTFVFPDTQESVTDSGIDSIQVSPSPCGPICSGSPTTTPQPSRRPSLLHPDHARLHLHHLHHHHASGGSKCPSSPDRNPSIDEDPPPGPPSPSSSTTSSLHSMPSSAMASTHSQDRRRSSRYSMFDALDLEYALLRAAARGSVGPYSLSESLHKLTFTQSLAFPALARGLASKQSRLPAARPKQDAETGLNAFAKVVTALVLVLVSVLVFGVVYKFVRT